Below is a genomic region from Telopea speciosissima isolate NSW1024214 ecotype Mountain lineage unplaced genomic scaffold, Tspe_v1 Tspe_v1.0707, whole genome shotgun sequence.
ggcatgcaccaacttgcagTTCCTCCAGCCAACAGAGCTAGCGGTTGTTTGCAATTTGACCATTTGGAAGCCATAGGTTGAATAGACTCCTGTTACTCCTCTTCATCCATGGGTTATGCACTTGCAAAGATACAACCGTTGGTCCATTATTACCTATTATTTAACCATCTTGAATCATTCCGCTCAGGAAGGAGGACATGAATCTTTCAATTGCTTTTACTCCTAAAATTCAATTACCTTACATGTAGCATTGCTCTGGCTGAGATGATTATTGCCTGAAATGGCTTATCTTGGGGTACCTTTCAGCTTCCAATGTTTCAAATGGTATCCTGGGTGTGTCAGGAATTTTGACACCATTAATAATtatctaaaaaacaaaagaaaaaattggaatcccATATGCCATCTTGATGTTCTGATGGCCGTCTTGACATTTTTCTTCTGGGCTCTCCAATCATTATGTGAAGAGGGGGGCAAGATGTTTGGCGTTTTGGATGTCCCAAATGCCATTGCGGACTCTGTCCCAACACCCCATGAAACTAATGCGGCCAGGAGATAGCCCTTGAGAGAAATAAGGTGACCAACTTGACATCCTTAAAAGTGCAAAATTTTGCACCATCTTATTCTGcttgaaatttatttattttgtctcGTTGTCACCACAGATTTACTTTAGGTTGGTGTTGCATTTTATTGTTGTGCTGACACTTTTACGTCAAAGTTTGTCTTCACTTCTGCCATTATCTTATCCATTAGCATCACACATTATCTCCATGTTTGTTTCATGGAGAGTATAAGAATGGAACGTTTTTCTCTGCCTCTTTATTGGTTGGTTGGGTGACATAAACAGCTTGATCACAACTAAGATGCCCAACAACAATGGTTTGGATTCTTGAAGCCTCCAACATGCATTACTTTTGTTGCCATATCTTCATTACAAtgttctccaaaaaaaaaaaaaacataagagcCTTGCATTAAAATGGGACTCCTCCAAAGATATGCAGAGTCTGATGTTTAATGAGGTTGACTATCTGATCAAATCACATTATCTGTTGTGTGCAGGAGCATCCTTAGTGGGAGATAAAGAATGGGTTTGTGTTTTTCAAGAAGGCAAAGGATTCTGCCCCTAGCAAGGAAATACCATCGCTGCAGCTTATCAATCAAACACTCTGTTATGCCAGAGAACTGGAGCGGATAGTATGAAAGTTATTGAGTCCATGGTATACTATGCTCCCTTCAGAGAACAACCTATAACAATATTTAAGCCCCTGTCACCGATGGAAGTTTATCATATTTTTCATGCTTTGCTTTTATTTCAATTGTATTTGGAGTTGCTTGACTATAAAGCTTAAGATGATCAAAAGAGGGAAAACTGTTGGATTGACAGTTACACTCTAATTGATTACTTCAACTTGCATTCCTAATCTTTCCagctctcttttctctctcaataCAATTGGTGTCCCAAATTCTGTGCCTTACAGACTGTTCTTGGGTAATCGGTGTTGCTTTCTGAAATTTAACAGTGGTCAGAATCAATGTTTTGGATCATCTGGTTGGACTGGCTCCACAAAGGTCTGACCACTGATCAAAAGTTTAATTACTTGGCAGATGCATAATGGAGTACTGCAAATCTCAATGATGTTTACATGGGCTGGCTACTCTGCTATTGTAGTTTAACTACCAAAGTTGGTAGGGAAAAGCAGTTACGATTATATTATCAAAATTACAGCAAAACAGGGGCCACCATGATTAGCTGGTGTTTGGATTTCTTACTATATATGGAAACTGAAAACTAACAGGGCAGTCTAATACCTGCTGCACTACTTTGCGTTTTACGAacgcagtgtttggtatgcattcttggaacacattctcagatgataaaaattgtTGTTTTTATTGCCCGAGAATGcgaaaatgcataccaaacactgcttAAGTATTGAGATTCTACAGTAATCAAGTTTTGCCTAGCCTGCATTATAAAGATCAATCTACACGTGACTTCTAAGCACCTGATGTATGCATGGCTCCCAGGTGTGGTGGGACACAAAATAGTATTACCTCTGTACTATTTTATGCctgaagggtttttttttaattttttaacaaagcAGAGAAATAAAGGAAGACCTAACTTTTTCTTTGAATGTAACTGGGTTGGAATCAATGCAGTTGTTTTACTAATTTGCATTTGCTACAGGCAGCTTCAAAAGAGGATAAATAAGGGAGCCTTCATGATCGTCTCGTTTTGATGTTTAATGCTCTGTTTGCTTGTGTTCCTTACTGATCTTATGCAAGTTAACTTGCTAGACTTTTGTGGCACCAGTGACCTGATGGCTAAGTGACTTGAGTCAAATTAGTCGATGAGGGAACAAAAGGGGATGAAGGGTGAAACAGGGTTAGACACCTGATTTAGTTCAAAACTCTACCATGAATTGATTCTGAAATCTTTTTGATCTGCCAttacctttttcttcttcttcttcttttttttgtttctttttaattGTGGGATGCATCTGCAGTTAACATTTCAATTTTCTATGAATCTATTAAGTAGTGGTTGTATTCAAATTACCATGTTTTAATATGGTTGATCTGAGCCCATTGTGATCAATTGAATGACAACCAACATATGCTTTcatctcttctgtttttttgggtgggagGAGAGGGTGACAATAGAATTCCTGGCATGCCACATACTAAAATATTGCTTGCAACATCTAATCCAAGATGATAAGGTAGACAGTGTATCAAAAGTTCATTTGTAAATGGGAGAGATGCCAAAAGCAGTGTACGTGTAGTGTGATTCTTCTTTAGGGAGTAGAATTTTTAGTCTAGTGGATGCAACTCAAGCGGAATATGCCTCGTGATAATGAAAACACCATACTTAAAATTCTGTGGAAaagtttcaccaaaaaaaaatctgtggaaaaatgaaatttcttaaaaaaaaaaatgagtggTTTGAAAGAAATACTAGGAAAAATATCAAAAACGAGTGAACCTTCAACAATGTTTTACAATGCTTCAAACCACCAATATTATACATTTATTTAAAGAATGAGCTTACGACTGGTGACATAAGTCACGTGATGAATACCCTAGTTATGCATGTGAGATGAGATTCTTaaaattaggttcaaagggtaacTTGTTTAGTATTAATATTATGGACTCATCTTGATTAGATAGGAAAATAATATTTGTCACAATGAAAATCAGTCATAGCTCTTGAAAGGGGGGAGGGTTGTGTATTAATTGTGGTGCATATTATAGATTGATCTAAGTGGATGTAGAAGATGAAACTGCTTCCAATGAAAATTGCAAGGGTGAAAGACCTAAGAGTCGAATGATAGGATGTGATTGATAAGTTAATCAACTATACCAATAAGAAAAGATTCAAGAAATTTACCTTCCCCTGTACACTCTAGCATGGCATATTAATTCTAGTGTAGATTCAAGTAGGAAAGTCATTTACAACGTGTCCTACTAATTTTtatgtcctctttttttttttttttttgataaaatttttaTGTCATCAATTTATCAATTTTCTACTGGATCAATATTTTTGAATCTTGTGTGGGAGGATTGTTGTATTTAGAagtttctgggttttttttgttttttttttttaaaaaaaatggggtgtttttgtaatttccctttccttctcccttttcctttcttctccgtctccggctccctctcccacctccatccctctcttctctcctcttttggCTCTTTGTGCTCAGTCAACGACCATGAATCGaatccctttctctctctctctctctctctctctctctctctctctctctctactagAAATTAAAACTTCACTAGAAAAAATACCCTCAGTTACTGTCTACTGATCTTTGTCGTTAAGACCAAAATGATGTCTCCGAATAAGAGAACTTGATCAAAGACAAAGATGATGATAAAGTTGTAACATGTACTGTTTCTATCCCTTTTTGGCAATAGATTCTACACCAACATTCGGAAAAAAGATTATGTGGAAGATTTGTTCAATTTTTACATAACAGAGGAAGAGAATATTCACAGAGAGTACATTTTTCCATCTCAAAATGGCTTCGATACACTTACTTCTcagcttcctctcttcttcaaCAATTTGCTTTCGTTTTTATGCACCTTCATGATACCTCTAGGTTCTAGATTCTAGAGTTCTGCAACCAACGAATAGAGAAGACCCATCCCTCACTTGGTTCAAAGTCCGATTATGCTCAACAGATAATTTTAGTCATATTGTGACTAGCCACTTCACTTCATTTTTTtaacctaaaaaccccaaatttttATGCAATTCTCAAATGGTTATGACCATACCCATCCGGTAGACAATGAAATTGCATAAATGAACAACGTTGTTCATGCGAGCAATaacgaagaagatgaaaaagggTTTAGATTTTGTGATATCGAGGGCTTTTAGGGACCATGCAAGTCATCAGAAAGCTCTTATAATGCCAAAGTGCAATGAAGATTGTGGAAGGAGAAAGATTAACTTATGTTGCATGTCTTGTGCTTTGTCCTACTTCCGCCTCTGACTACAACGAGACCTATACAACAGATTGAAAAAGATACAAAACCATGTTTGTGGTGTCGATAGAGATATTCCCAGCAAAGGCAAGGTCCACACGCCATGGGATATCGACGATGGTAAGGAAGGCAGCGGTCATTATGGGGTAGCAGGGGGCAAGGGATGGATGGTCGTAGAGGGCGATGGCGTCAGATGAGGGCTCACAGCAAGGGGTAGGGGTTCACGGACACTGTCGATGACAACCACTATCGTGCCATGAAATACCCTCGTGATATTGAAAGCGCCATTGCCATGCCAGGATCGTCAGAGCGTGGAGGAAAAGAGTACTTAGAAAAAACCTACCAGAGGGAGGGGAGGGATCGCTGTCGTGTCTGCACCGGAGAGATGGAATCGAGTGGAAAATGAAACATGTTAATGTGAAATTACCTTATATGCCCTTTAATCcaaataaaaacactttttgatTAGGGATAAAAAAAAGTCCGGTTACAAAGTCTATTTGTAAccttcttggttacaaacacacacacccttttgtttttttaaccaAATTGTAATACCTAACAAGTGCATGCATACTGTTATCTCTCATGCATGTTTTTGAGTTGGCAGAAGATAAGCGGATGAATGGACATTTTTCAGCTGGAAGTCGAGATAAAGTTTGCTAAGAGGCTAGAGCAATgtttttgggaagtagttttctgtccgagaaTGTGACCCCTATGCcatcactcccatgtgtctatctctctcctccttaaaactaAGGGagtagatgtgtcttttcacatgggggaggagagaaatagattCATAGGAATACTAGCGTAGACCACGCTCTCAGacagatctttttcccaatgtAATTTTAGTCTTATGACCATTGGAAGGGGCCAATCCGACTTGCCTAGGCGATTGACCAGAGAATTGTTAAtacgtttaaaaaaaaatgaaatataagAATTGGGGAAGATTTTAGTGCCGGCAACCTTTGTACCGGTTCTGTTGCATAGTTGCACGTACCACCGGAGACCGatatgtttctttatttcttaGTTCCACTAATTACGGCGAAGCACTCCTCATTTCCTCGATCCGACAATTCTCATTTCAACCAATCAAATTGTAGACTGACACATCCAACGGttatatcatcaaaaccaactaaGTACAAGGATCGCTTACTTATCCAACGGTCACCTCAACATTTTCGCACCTATATAAATCAAAACCAGGCTAGTATAACTTAACAGAATCACAGATAGATATTATAAAACTTAAGGTGTTGCAGACAGAGAGCGAAAGGCAGAGCAAGAGAAAATGTCAGGAAGAGGCAAGGGAGGTAAAGGATTGGGAAAGGGAGGAGCGAAGAGGCATCGTAAGGTGCTAAGAGATAACATTCAGGGCATCACCAAACCTGCTATTCGTCGTCTCGCGAGGCGTGGAGGTGTCAAACGTATCAGTGGCTTGATCTATGAAGAGACCCGTGGAGTTCTCAAGATCTTTCTCGAGAACGTTATCCGTGATGCAGTTACTTACACGGAGCATGCTCGCAGGAAGACGGTGACCGCCATGGATGTGGTTTATGCTCTCAAGAGGCAAGGCAGGACTCTCTACGGGTTTGGGGGTTAGGTTGGTtattgaaattagggttttatctAGTTGCTGTAAATTGTTCTCTCATAGTTTAGGTATAGATTTAGGTATTGGGGGGCTATGGTTTCTTGTGGATGTTTTTGGGCTTTAATTTTAGCTCTGCTTCTGTTTGTGTTTCCTTATTTGGGTTAGTTAGTTGCCGAAAGAAATGTGAATCTCTCAGATTTCTTATCAGGATTGTagccaaattaattaaagattttcttcttttctgaaaaATGTGTTGTTTTTTCGTGTTCTTTTCACTTTGATACCCTAATTTGCAAAATCATGCCCTATCGAAAACAGAGTGAATAGGGCTATAAGATGTCAATGGGGGTTATATTACATTACGCCTTCTTCTGAGTTCTGAAGGGTTTGGAAAGAAAATTGAAACGTGTGTttgtttcagtttctatttatttatgtgCAATTGTTTGGGTATTTTGGTCAGCACGCTTGTGGGCTGCTGTGTTCCATAGTTTTGAAGGCCAGTGATTTTATTCAGGCATTGAATCTGGCTGAGAATCAGTTCCCGGATATCCGTTGGATTGGAATTATGTGTTCCGCCGCTTCCGTGTTCAGACTAATCGCTTTAATAGCCTGTTAAGCTTGTCTGCCCTGGATGCATCATGCATATGACTCTTAAAAGTTGAAACTGACTGAAAAGTTCGGTTCGGTTTAGGTTTTAGCTTAAACCAAAACTAAAATCCTATCTGAATCATGCTAGACCTTACAATTATTTATCTTTAATGGGTGAGTGAAATctttatcaaaacaaaaaaaaaatgggtgaGTAAATTACCTATAATgatgttacccaaaaaaacaaaaaaagttacTTGTAATGAGTTTTCGTCTTTAGCTGTGTAAAAAGTGTTGAAAGATGCCAAATTTGACATTAAAGAGTCTATTTTTGTGAGATTGTAATTAATGTTCTTTCTCTCAATAAGAAAAGGGAAAGGTTTCATATATGGTTGTGTAAATTGTGTATGTgagattttaccaaaaaaaataaaaaattgtgtatgtgagagggtctcttataaagaattggaaaagtcataaatctccACCTATtaaattaatgccttgaaactcttACCCTCTCACACATATATGGTTTTCATGattgtatgaaaacttttcccaaaaagaaaacaCCTCAAataagaactttttttttcttgtataaTTCCCTAATGCTTCTCACAAGAGGAGCAGACAGAGTATTCGGTTAGGTGCCCTGGGTGGGTtccaccccctcttgtgagaggcactagggaaccgcaccgatcAAGAACCGTAGACGATATAAATCCCCTCAAAAAATGTttgtttgataaacttgtttCGATGTTATTGTTTAACAGAGAACAGGTTTGAAGAAACAAGTATGacttgtgtttttttgtttaaaacaaaTTGAATGAAACCCAAAttgaaaaatgggaaaattacGCATATCACCCTTGAGGTTTGATGAAATGATATTTTCACccataattttggaaaattctatgttcccctgaggtttgcaaacgataacaaataagcccattccgtcaattcatgattaatactgttaaaaattagacttgaattaACAAAATTGCCCTCTAAGaagaaccccaaaaaaaaaaaaaaaaaaaaaaactaaacctgcaactcatcttccccaaactcTGATTGGTGAAGAAAAAATGCGATTTCTAATTCTACTTCTGCTCTGCCTGCTCAACAACCCATTTGTTGCCGGGAAACAATCTCATATCCCGGAATACCGAGTTCTGCTCTCCTTGAAATCCGCCATTACAGACAACCCAGGAGCTTCACTCCAGAACTGGAATGTCTCCACAAGCTATTGCACATGGACTGGAGTTTCTTGTGATGGGTACCGCCGAGTCGTCTCCCTTGACCTCTCCAATATGAACCTCTCTGGCACTTTATCCCCTGATATAGGTCACCTTCGCAACCTCGTTAATCTCATCGTCGCTGCTAACGTTCTCTCTGGTCCCGTCCCTTCCGAACTCTCTCACATTAGCGGTCTCCGACAGTTGAACCTTTCTAACAACATCTTCAATGGAAGCTTCCCTTCCCAGCTCTCTCTTCTCAAGTACCTTGAAGTTCTTGATTTCTGTAACAACAACATGACTGGGGATTTACCCGTTGAGGCGTCGGAGATGCCGAATCTCCGCCATCTCCACCTTGGTGGCAACTTCTTCTCGGGGAGAATCCCTCCTGAATACGGTCGATGGATACTACAACAACTATGAAGGAGGTATTCCGCCTGAGATGGGGAATCTCTCCACCCAAGCACGCACCAATTGATGAACATAACAGCAGCCTCCATGATTATGAAGTCAAACCATGTTCAGACTACAGGAATTTGGGGCCTGGGCATGATCGAAAGGACAAAACCTACAGGCCAAGCTTTAGTTCTTCTGGATCACTTTATTTTGCTTCCTTACCCAAAATTCACAAACATTACttaaaaacaacaacaataacaataagaCCCACTGAGCCACAACATCTAATTTAATCATTCTTCCCTGTAATCCCATCAGTTCCAGATACCCCActtcctctaaaaaaaaaacccattaagCAAAGACTGAAACTATTAAGTAAGTACAAGTTACAACCCATTATGGGCATCTACCTATTCTGATAAATTTTCAACGAAGAACACAGAGAAGGAGACTAGAGACACCCAAAACTCAACCCTGATTGAAGATataatcaaaaatcaaattagaagaaagataaacaaaacaaaacaaaaggcaaCTAAGAACAAAGGAGCAGGGAGTGAATCCGAGTGACTCTGTCAAAACTCCCGATGATCCGCCACATCCACGGTTGTGGTGCACGACAATAACTTGCGAAATATTTTGAAAAGTGCAGCACAGGACATCTCCGTCACCTTCCTCATCACCACACACTTCTTCtcacttcctcccttccttttcttcttcttcttcttattcttttgagtCACTCTGTCTTTCACACCCCCAAAGCAATCTGAAGAGCTTGAAATCAATGGATCTCTCCAACAATATGTTCTCCGGTGAGATTCCGGAATCTTTTGCGGAGCTGAAGAATCTAACGCTGTTGAATTTGTTCAGGAACAAGTTGCACGGCGCGATTCCAGATTTCATTGGTGATTTGCCCGAGTTGGAAGTGTTGCAGCTTTGGGAGAATAATTTTACTGGAAGTATTCCTCAGGGACTTGGAAGGAATGGCAAGCTTCAGCTCCTCGATTTGTCGTCGAACAAGCTGACGGGGATTCTCCCTCCGGATCTCTGTTCTGGAAATCGGCTTGAGACGCTGATCTTATTGGGGAACTTTCTGTTCGGTAACAGTCCTGAATCGAgtttaggattagggtttgagggtggagcagagagtgatggtgaagatggtgatgattcgGTTCAGGCAAAGAGGTTGAAGAGGAGTGATTGAGTGGCAAATGTTTTAACGAATCAATGGGGGCGTTGGGATGgttgtaactcatcttccccaatcgattttggagaagttgagttgtaggttttgttttttgtttttttctttggtttctttttagaagggcaattccgtcagttcaagtctaacttttaacagtgttagtcatgaactgacggaatgggcttagttgttaccgtttgcaaacgtcagggggtacgcagaatttccaaaactgggggtgaaaatatcctttcgttaaacctcaggggtggtatgtgtaaatttccctaaaataaaGGGGTAGATCGTTTGCAGTAAGAAGAAACTCAACCCCTAGCACTCTTCGCCCCCATTGCCAACACCCTACATACACCCCACACTTGTGCATCATCTATGTAGAATCTGCTTGATCCCTGATGAAAATCCAAACATCACACCCCAAAATA
It encodes:
- the LOC122648289 gene encoding leucine-rich repeat receptor-like serine/threonine-protein kinase BAM2; this encodes MKLLPMKIARIQVGKSFTTCPTNFYVLFFFFFFFLSLSLSRKRIFTENRERKAEQEKMSGRGKGGKGLGKGGAKRHRKVLRDNIQGITKPAIRRLARRGGVKRISGLIYEETRGVLKIFLENVIRDAVTYTEHARRKTVTAMDVVYALKRQGRTLYGFGEKMRFLILLLLCLLNNPFVAGKQSHIPEYRVLLSLKSAITDNPGASLQNWNVSTSYCTWTGVSCDGYRRVVSLDLSNMNLSGTLSPDIGHLRNLVNLIVAANVLSGPVPSELSHISGLRQLNLSNNIFNGSFPSQLSLLKYLEVLDFCNNNMTGDLPVEASEMPNLRHLHLGGNFFSGRIPPEYGRWILQQLCNLKSLKSMDLSNNMFSGEIPESFAELKNLTLLNLFRNKLHGAIPDFIGDLPELEVLQLWENNFTGSIPQGLGRNGKLQLLDLSSNKLTGILPPDLCSGNRLETLILLGNFLFGNSPESSLGLG
- the LOC122648291 gene encoding histone H4, which gives rise to MSGRGKGGKGLGKGGAKRHRKVLRDNIQGITKPAIRRLARRGGVKRISGLIYEETRGVLKIFLENVIRDAVTYTEHARRKTVTAMDVVYALKRQGRTLYGFGG